From Rhododendron vialii isolate Sample 1 chromosome 10a, ASM3025357v1, the proteins below share one genomic window:
- the LOC131303385 gene encoding putative B3 domain-containing protein At5g66980 isoform X4, whose translation MEEAENGVFFKDGWQRFVSDHSLELGNFLAFTYHGDTSFDVKIFGTNGCMKEEALGDQCINKGPSTVEKIKIHVKVEKESEEGHPMLSRCKRKYAEVAMKRSEKCNVTGSDEESRRRSPRIIASQTIEQPRAIETSDFSLLKNPHFIASVCQSRAFRVSFPRKFLAETGIKMDPKMSLRDDHGKLWPLSIYRDSDGRVSFGKGWGDFRNHHNLGVPTNNRCAFEFLLCRGRRRACREIAVHIPHAKGK comes from the exons ATGGAAGAAGCTGAAAATGGGGTATTTTTTAAGGATGGATGGCAAAGATTTGTGAGTGATCATTCTTTAGAGCTGGGGAACTTCTTAGCTTTTACATACCACGGAGATACTTCATTCGATGTGAAAATATTTGGTACCAATGGATGCATGAAAGAAGAAGCTTTAGGGGACCAATGCATCAATAAAGGACCTTCGACTGTTGAGAAGATTAAAATACATGTGAAGGTTGAGAAAGAGTCTGAAGAAGGACATCCTATGCTTAGTCGTTGCAAGCGGAAGTATGCAGAAGTAGCTATGAAAAGATCTGAAAAATGTAatg TAACAGGTTCCGATGAAGAAAGTCGGCGTAGATCGCCGAGAATTATTGCTTCACAAACCATTGAACAACCCAGGGCAATTGAGACATCAGATTTTTCCTTACTTAAAAATCCGCATTTTATTGCATCTGTTTGTCAATCAAGGGCATTCCGCGTG AGCTTTCCCAGAAAGTTTTTAGCTGAAACTGGTATCAAAATGGACCCAAAAATGTCTTTACGCGATGATCACGGGAAGTTGTGGCCTCTCAGTATTTACCGTGATAGTGATGGTCGAGTAAGTTTCGGAAAGGGTTGGGGGGATTTTCGGAACCATCACAATCTTGGTGTCCCTACCAACAACCGCTGTGCATTTGAGTTTCTCTTgtgcagaggaagaagaagagcgTGCAGAGAAATAGCAGTGCATATTCCCCATGCCAAGGGCAAATAA
- the LOC131303385 gene encoding putative B3 domain-containing protein At5g66980 isoform X1, translated as MPRRPSFRKKEFFKVYLPDQSSQRMRVPPAFVKLLNGAIPNKAILKDLGGNFWHIEMEEAENGVFFKDGWQRFVSDHSLELGNFLAFTYHGDTSFDVKIFGTNGCMKEEALGDQCINKGPSTVEKIKIHVKVEKESEEGHPMLSRCKRKYAEVAMKRSEKCNVTGSDEESRRRSPRIIASQTIEQPRAIETSDFSLLKNPHFIASVCQSRAFRVSFPRKFLAETGIKMDPKMSLRDDHGKLWPLSIYRDSDGRVSFGKGWGDFRNHHNLGVPTNNRCAFEFLLCRGRRRACREIAVHIPHAKGK; from the exons CGTGTTCCACCAGCCTTTGTCAAACTTCTCAATGGAGCTATTCCAAATAAGGCTATACTTAAAGATCTTGGTGGAAATTTTTGGCACATAGAGATGGAAGAAGCTGAAAATGGGGTATTTTTTAAGGATGGATGGCAAAGATTTGTGAGTGATCATTCTTTAGAGCTGGGGAACTTCTTAGCTTTTACATACCACGGAGATACTTCATTCGATGTGAAAATATTTGGTACCAATGGATGCATGAAAGAAGAAGCTTTAGGGGACCAATGCATCAATAAAGGACCTTCGACTGTTGAGAAGATTAAAATACATGTGAAGGTTGAGAAAGAGTCTGAAGAAGGACATCCTATGCTTAGTCGTTGCAAGCGGAAGTATGCAGAAGTAGCTATGAAAAGATCTGAAAAATGTAatg TAACAGGTTCCGATGAAGAAAGTCGGCGTAGATCGCCGAGAATTATTGCTTCACAAACCATTGAACAACCCAGGGCAATTGAGACATCAGATTTTTCCTTACTTAAAAATCCGCATTTTATTGCATCTGTTTGTCAATCAAGGGCATTCCGCGTG AGCTTTCCCAGAAAGTTTTTAGCTGAAACTGGTATCAAAATGGACCCAAAAATGTCTTTACGCGATGATCACGGGAAGTTGTGGCCTCTCAGTATTTACCGTGATAGTGATGGTCGAGTAAGTTTCGGAAAGGGTTGGGGGGATTTTCGGAACCATCACAATCTTGGTGTCCCTACCAACAACCGCTGTGCATTTGAGTTTCTCTTgtgcagaggaagaagaagagcgTGCAGAGAAATAGCAGTGCATATTCCCCATGCCAAGGGCAAATAA
- the LOC131303385 gene encoding putative B3 domain-containing protein At5g66980 isoform X2 has protein sequence MPRRPSFRKKEFFKVYLPDQSSQRMRVPPAFVKLLNGAIPNKAILKDLGGNFWHIEMEEAENGVFFKDGWQRFVSDHSLELGNFLAFTYHGDTSFDVKIFGTNGCMKEEALGDQCINKGPSTVEKIKIHVKVEKESEEGHPMLSRCKRKYAEVAMKRSEKCNGSDEESRRRSPRIIASQTIEQPRAIETSDFSLLKNPHFIASVCQSRAFRVSFPRKFLAETGIKMDPKMSLRDDHGKLWPLSIYRDSDGRVSFGKGWGDFRNHHNLGVPTNNRCAFEFLLCRGRRRACREIAVHIPHAKGK, from the exons CGTGTTCCACCAGCCTTTGTCAAACTTCTCAATGGAGCTATTCCAAATAAGGCTATACTTAAAGATCTTGGTGGAAATTTTTGGCACATAGAGATGGAAGAAGCTGAAAATGGGGTATTTTTTAAGGATGGATGGCAAAGATTTGTGAGTGATCATTCTTTAGAGCTGGGGAACTTCTTAGCTTTTACATACCACGGAGATACTTCATTCGATGTGAAAATATTTGGTACCAATGGATGCATGAAAGAAGAAGCTTTAGGGGACCAATGCATCAATAAAGGACCTTCGACTGTTGAGAAGATTAAAATACATGTGAAGGTTGAGAAAGAGTCTGAAGAAGGACATCCTATGCTTAGTCGTTGCAAGCGGAAGTATGCAGAAGTAGCTATGAAAAGATCTGAAAAATGTAatg GTTCCGATGAAGAAAGTCGGCGTAGATCGCCGAGAATTATTGCTTCACAAACCATTGAACAACCCAGGGCAATTGAGACATCAGATTTTTCCTTACTTAAAAATCCGCATTTTATTGCATCTGTTTGTCAATCAAGGGCATTCCGCGTG AGCTTTCCCAGAAAGTTTTTAGCTGAAACTGGTATCAAAATGGACCCAAAAATGTCTTTACGCGATGATCACGGGAAGTTGTGGCCTCTCAGTATTTACCGTGATAGTGATGGTCGAGTAAGTTTCGGAAAGGGTTGGGGGGATTTTCGGAACCATCACAATCTTGGTGTCCCTACCAACAACCGCTGTGCATTTGAGTTTCTCTTgtgcagaggaagaagaagagcgTGCAGAGAAATAGCAGTGCATATTCCCCATGCCAAGGGCAAATAA
- the LOC131303385 gene encoding B3 domain-containing protein Os11g0197600 isoform X3, with translation MPRRPSFRKKEFFKVYLPDQSSQRMRVPPAFVKLLNGAIPNKAILKDLGGNFWHIEMEEAENGVFFKDGWQRFVSDHSLELGNFLAFTYHGDTSFDVKIFGTNGCMKEEALGDQCINKGPSTVEKIKIHVKVEKESEEGHPMLSRCKRKYAEVAMKRSEKCNVTGSDEESRRRSPRIIASQTIEQPRAIETSDFSLLKNPHFIASVCQSRAFRVKTFTRVEAKGHTAVLVITMKSLNSTPMRCGINKMKIRFLFARKK, from the exons CGTGTTCCACCAGCCTTTGTCAAACTTCTCAATGGAGCTATTCCAAATAAGGCTATACTTAAAGATCTTGGTGGAAATTTTTGGCACATAGAGATGGAAGAAGCTGAAAATGGGGTATTTTTTAAGGATGGATGGCAAAGATTTGTGAGTGATCATTCTTTAGAGCTGGGGAACTTCTTAGCTTTTACATACCACGGAGATACTTCATTCGATGTGAAAATATTTGGTACCAATGGATGCATGAAAGAAGAAGCTTTAGGGGACCAATGCATCAATAAAGGACCTTCGACTGTTGAGAAGATTAAAATACATGTGAAGGTTGAGAAAGAGTCTGAAGAAGGACATCCTATGCTTAGTCGTTGCAAGCGGAAGTATGCAGAAGTAGCTATGAAAAGATCTGAAAAATGTAatg TAACAGGTTCCGATGAAGAAAGTCGGCGTAGATCGCCGAGAATTATTGCTTCACAAACCATTGAACAACCCAGGGCAATTGAGACATCAGATTTTTCCTTACTTAAAAATCCGCATTTTATTGCATCTGTTTGTCAATCAAGGGCATTCCGCGTG AAAACTTTCACAAGAGTGGAAGCAAAGGGTCACACTGCTGTATTAGTTATTACCATGAAATCTCTGAACTCAACACCCATGAGGTGTGGAATAAACAAGATGAAGATCAGGTTCCTGTTCGCACGGAAGAAATGA